ATAGTCGAGGCGGGCGGCGCAGCCGATGTCAACGAAGCCTGGGAAAAATTCATGACGCGCAAATCGCCACATTACGTTCCGAGAAACAGCGTTTCACCGGCAGATGCCGTTCGCGCCATTAATGCCGCCGGTGGTATCGCATCGATTGCTCATCCGGGCGGCGCTAAGCACATTGACGCTCTCATCCTGCAGTTGCGAGAAGAGGCAGGTTTGGCTGCAATTGAAGCATATCATCGAGTGCATTCAAACGATCTGACAAATCACTTCATTGAACTGGCGCAGAAAAATAACATGCTCATCACAGGTGGATCAGATTGCCACGGACCGTTCGAAGACTATGCACCAACAGTAGGGTCAGTACCGCTGCCGCTAGAAAATCTACGCAAGCTGAGAGAATGCCATGCCAACCAGGCTCTTAGATGACTTTGTCCAGCTGCCCTTTGATGACTGAGATTTCAACTTCGCCAATCTGGCTCCAGACAGCTTTTCCAGACTTATCCAGAATCACTTCGAAAGGTATGTAGCCGGTTTTGCCAGGCGGGCTGTAATAAGTTCTGATCAGCTTTTTGGCATCTTCGTTAGCGGGGTGATCGACATCAATAACGATAAATTTCACCTGCCCCTTGGGAATCTTATGATAGATGTCCACCAGTCTTTTGGCCTGACGA
This is a stretch of genomic DNA from Candidatus Melainabacteria bacterium. It encodes these proteins:
- a CDS encoding PHP domain-containing protein encodes the protein MSVDLHLHTHHSDGTWSPAELVKHAISIQLKHIAITDHDSILGIEEAQDAASGQLEIIPGIEINTIFTHASGRREDIHVLGYFIDPTDTTLQKVLARQQQARKEHVYDSIKAIAALGIDITPDSVQKHAGIGSIGRAHITMAIVEAGGAADVNEAWEKFMTRKSPHYVPRNSVSPADAVRAINAAGGIASIAHPGGAKHIDALILQLREEAGLAAIEAYHRVHSNDLTNHFIELAQKNNMLITGGSDCHGPFEDYAPTVGSVPLPLENLRKLRECHANQALR